The following proteins are encoded in a genomic region of Brachypodium distachyon strain Bd21 chromosome 1, Brachypodium_distachyon_v3.0, whole genome shotgun sequence:
- the LOC100840690 gene encoding protein ANTAGONIST OF LIKE HETEROCHROMATIN PROTEIN 1-like isoform X2, with product MAPVNKSKKGKHQIKDSDNPKTMESSKSKAKDSGKFKGAKPGCAVAAHQPDLRDPDMEWWYAFLSKQKERQADSVVTAPVPSDEEEAFRPPSGLINIEGRLLSVEKQVGIAMRRLASRDSQVSVGAAFGVGQSTVSQVTWRFIESMEERARHQLVWLDQERMDDIKASFEVVSGLPNCCGAIDATHIVMTLPAVDSSEDWCDHAKNYSMFL from the exons ATGGCGCCGGTGAACAAGTCCAAGAAGGGTAAGCATCAGATCAAGGACTCCGACAACCCGAAGACCATGGAATCCAGCAAGTCGAAGGCGAAGGACTCTGGCAAGTTCAAGGGAGCCAAGCCCGGctgcgcggtggcggcgcacCAGCCGGACCTCCGTGACCCTGACATGGAGTGGTGGTACGCCTTCCTCAGCAAGCAAAAGGAACGTCAAGCCGATTCAG TTGTTACTGCGCCAGTGCCTTCAGACGAGGAGGAAGCATTCAG GCCACCTTCTGGGCTGATCAACATTGAGGGAAGACTACTTAGTGTGGAGAAGCAAGTAGGAATTGCCATGAGGAGGCTGGCATCCCGTGATTCCCAGGTGTCGGTTGGAGCTGCTTTTGGCGTGGGGCAGTCTACTGTTTCGCAAGTGACATGGAGGTTTATCGAGTCGATGGAAGAGAGGGCTCGGCATCAGCTGGTGTGGCTGGACCAGGAGAGGATGGATGATATCAAAGCTAGCTTTGAGGTGGTGTCTGGTCTGCCAAATTGTTGTGGCGCAATTGATGCCACCCACATAGTCATGACCCTTCCTGCTGTTGATTCATCGGAAGACTGGTGCGACCATGCGAAGAACTACAGTATGTTCCTGTAA
- the LOC100840690 gene encoding protein ANTAGONIST OF LIKE HETEROCHROMATIN PROTEIN 1-like isoform X3, whose protein sequence is MAPVNKSKKGKHQIKDSDNPKTMESSKSKAKDSGKFKGAKPGCAVAAHQPDLRDPDMEWWYAFLSKQKERQADSVPSDEEEAFRPPSGLINIEGRLLSVEKQVGIAMRRLASRDSQVSVGAAFGVGQSTVSQVTWRFIESMEERARHQLVWLDQERMDDIKASFEVVSGLPNCCGAIDATHIVMTLPAVDSSEDWCDHAKNYSMFL, encoded by the exons ATGGCGCCGGTGAACAAGTCCAAGAAGGGTAAGCATCAGATCAAGGACTCCGACAACCCGAAGACCATGGAATCCAGCAAGTCGAAGGCGAAGGACTCTGGCAAGTTCAAGGGAGCCAAGCCCGGctgcgcggtggcggcgcacCAGCCGGACCTCCGTGACCCTGACATGGAGTGGTGGTACGCCTTCCTCAGCAAGCAAAAGGAACGTCAAGCCGATTCAG TGCCTTCAGACGAGGAGGAAGCATTCAG GCCACCTTCTGGGCTGATCAACATTGAGGGAAGACTACTTAGTGTGGAGAAGCAAGTAGGAATTGCCATGAGGAGGCTGGCATCCCGTGATTCCCAGGTGTCGGTTGGAGCTGCTTTTGGCGTGGGGCAGTCTACTGTTTCGCAAGTGACATGGAGGTTTATCGAGTCGATGGAAGAGAGGGCTCGGCATCAGCTGGTGTGGCTGGACCAGGAGAGGATGGATGATATCAAAGCTAGCTTTGAGGTGGTGTCTGGTCTGCCAAATTGTTGTGGCGCAATTGATGCCACCCACATAGTCATGACCCTTCCTGCTGTTGATTCATCGGAAGACTGGTGCGACCATGCGAAGAACTACAGTATGTTCCTGTAA
- the LOC100840690 gene encoding protein ANTAGONIST OF LIKE HETEROCHROMATIN PROTEIN 1-like isoform X1, with protein MAPVNKSKKGKHQIKDSDNPKTMESSKSKAKDSGKFKGAKPGCAVAAHQPDLRDPDMEWWYAFLSKQKERQADSVVTAPVPSDEEEAFRYFFRTSRSTFDYICSIVRDDLISRPPSGLINIEGRLLSVEKQVGIAMRRLASRDSQVSVGAAFGVGQSTVSQVTWRFIESMEERARHQLVWLDQERMDDIKASFEVVSGLPNCCGAIDATHIVMTLPAVDSSEDWCDHAKNYSMFL; from the exons ATGGCGCCGGTGAACAAGTCCAAGAAGGGTAAGCATCAGATCAAGGACTCCGACAACCCGAAGACCATGGAATCCAGCAAGTCGAAGGCGAAGGACTCTGGCAAGTTCAAGGGAGCCAAGCCCGGctgcgcggtggcggcgcacCAGCCGGACCTCCGTGACCCTGACATGGAGTGGTGGTACGCCTTCCTCAGCAAGCAAAAGGAACGTCAAGCCGATTCAG TTGTTACTGCGCCAGTGCCTTCAGACGAGGAGGAAGCATTCAGGTATTTCTTCAGGACGTCGAGGAGTACTTTTGATTACATCTGCTCAATTGTAAGGGATGATTTGATCTCAAGGCCACCTTCTGGGCTGATCAACATTGAGGGAAGACTACTTAGTGTGGAGAAGCAAGTAGGAATTGCCATGAGGAGGCTGGCATCCCGTGATTCCCAGGTGTCGGTTGGAGCTGCTTTTGGCGTGGGGCAGTCTACTGTTTCGCAAGTGACATGGAGGTTTATCGAGTCGATGGAAGAGAGGGCTCGGCATCAGCTGGTGTGGCTGGACCAGGAGAGGATGGATGATATCAAAGCTAGCTTTGAGGTGGTGTCTGGTCTGCCAAATTGTTGTGGCGCAATTGATGCCACCCACATAGTCATGACCCTTCCTGCTGTTGATTCATCGGAAGACTGGTGCGACCATGCGAAGAACTACAGTATGTTCCTGTAA
- the LOC112269906 gene encoding uncharacterized protein LOC112269906, with amino-acid sequence MAVKQETDRPFLGGDHGSESFMYKMGWTKMGGQLFVARNSHRLFVDCRQKPWSGPLPPRRVTPRTTFGEILAGASHSPAVRGSTRGAGLRMPTARNGNLLRISAGRDAGLSPDGGNLARNFQIAVRPRSSFMLGRDFRMAGQPDQQKIVAFLSVVDYSRIRLFHRRSVLPASPSATF; translated from the exons ATGGCAGTTAAGCAAGAGACTGACAGACCTTTTCTAGGAGGAGACCATGGCTCAGAATCATTCATGTATAAAATG GGGTGGACGAAGATGGGTGGACAACTGTTTGTCGCAAGAAACAGCCATCGTCTCTTCGTGGATTGCAGACAAAAACCATGGAGTGGGCCGCTTCCGCCTAGGCGTGTCACACCTCGCACCACCTTCGGTGAAATTCTGGCAGGCGCATCGCATTCTCCTGCGGTTCGTGGTTCCACGCGTGGCGCCGGACTTCGGATGCCGACGGCGAGGAACGGAAATCTTCTGCGGATCAGTGCCGGGCGGGATGCTGGCTTGTCGCCGGacggcggaaatctcgcccgCAATTTCCAAATTGCCGTGAGACCACGCTCCTCATTTATGCTGGGGCGTGATTTTCGGATGGCGGGCCAGCCGGATCAGCAG AAAATAGTGGCCTTTTTATCTGTTGTCGACTACAGCAGGATTCGGCTCTTTCATCGTCGCTCTGTTCTTCCTGCCTCTCCTTCCGCGACGTTCTGA
- the LOC100841294 gene encoding uncharacterized protein LOC100841294, giving the protein MILSHGLLLEKITWVTICKLNREYGTTRAGLKALGYELGNDEFHANLHGRLMSTDPVLRIAPLSIPQRKIIFTNSDKVHAEEVLGRLGLEDCFEGVICFETLNPPVVPSNGLNKSQDCLFSVEPSAANPPLNQWRLQFGSQLYPKKTFLFDDSTRNIASGKAAGFHTVIFGRSAVV; this is encoded by the exons ATGATTCTGAGCCATGGTCTCCTCCTAGAAAAG ATTACATGGGTGACCATCTGCAAATTGAACAGGGAATATGGCACCACAAGGGCTGGTCTAAAG GCGTTAGGTTATGAGCTTGGCAACGATGAATTTCATGCAAATCTTCATGGTAGACTTATGAGCACTGACCCTGTTTTGAGGATCGCTCCACTTTCCATTCCACAGAGAAAAATA ATATTCACAAACTCGGACAAGGTTCACGCGGAGGAGGTTCTGGGCAGGCTGGGTTTGGAGGACTGCTTCGAGGGTGTGATATGCTTTGAGACATTGAATCCACCAGTTGTGCCGAGCAATGGCCTAAACAAGTCCCAGGATTGTTTGTTCTCTGTTGAACCATCTGCTGCAAACCCACCATTGAATCAATGGAGGCTGCAATTCGGATCACAATTATATCCCAAGAAAACG TTCCTTTTCGATGACAGCACACGGAACATTGCTTCAGGAAAGGCTGCAGGCTTCCACACTGTAATT TTTGGCAGGTCTGCGGTCGTTTGA
- the LOC100841600 gene encoding protein ANTAGONIST OF LIKE HETEROCHROMATIN PROTEIN 1-like isoform X2, translated as MFPILLLLSNIYPGSVPERPSCQQEGIGSDEKVPGDGEQEEEREEESGGGATATEEKTKKGKRKVMVCSKPEDSGKVKRAKPGGAVAALEPDLRGPDTEWWYAFLSKHKERQAKSGLTASVPSDEEEAFRYFFRTSRSTFDYVCSIVRDDLISRPPSGLINIEGRLLSVEKQVAIAMRRLASGDSQVSVGAAFGVGQSTVSQVTWRFIESMEERARHHLVWPDQERMDDIKANFEVVSGLPNCCGAIDATHIVMMLPAVESSEYWYDHANNYSMFLQGIVDHEMRFIDVVTGWPGSTTFSQLLKLSEFYKLCEAGKRLDGPAQVSREDLEIREFIVGDVSYPLLPWLMTPYQGESLSALMVDFNARQKAARMLGTRALARLKGSWRILQKVMWRPDKNKLPSIILVCCLLHNIMIDRQDQLLPSLELPEHHDTGYTEVNCQKKNRNGKVMREVITEHLPRNGVWLL; from the exons ATGTTTCCAATTTTATTACTACTTTCAAACATATACCCTGGTTCTGTTCCTGAGAGACCGAGTTGCCAGCAGGAGGGCATTGGCAGCGACGAGAAAGTCCCGGGAGACggagagcaagaagaagaaagggaggagGAATCGGGAGGCGGCGCGACCGCGACCGAGGAGAAGACCAAGAAGGGCAAGCGGAAGGTCATGGTATGCAGCAAGCCGGAGGACTCCGGCAAGGTCAAGAGAGCCAagcccggcggcgcggtggcggcgctcgagcCGGACCTCCGTGGCCCAGACACGGAGTGGTGGTATGCCTTCCTCAGCAAGCACAAGGAACGCCAAGCCAAGTCAG GTCTTACTGCGTCAGTGCCTTCAGACGAGGAGGAAGCATTCAGGTACTTCTTCAGGACGTCGAGGAGTACCTTTGACTACGTCTGCTCAATTGTAAGGGATGATTTGATCTCAAGGCCGCCTTCTGGGCTGATCAACATTGAGGGGAGACTACTTAGTGTGGAGAAGCAAGTAGCAATTGCCATGAGGAGGCTGGCATCCGGTGATTCCCAGGTGTCTGTGGGAGCTGCTTTTGGCGTGGGACAGTCTACTGTTTCACAAGTGACATGGAGGTTTATCGAGTCGATGGAAGAGAGGGCTCGGCATCATCTGGTGTGGCCGGACCAGGAGAGGATGGATGATATCAAAGCTAACTTTGAGGTGGTGTCTGGTCTGCCAAATTGTTGTGGCGCCATTGATGCCACACACATAGTTATGATGCTTCCTGCTGTTGAGTCATCGGAATACTGGTACGACCATGCGAATAACTACAGTATGTTCCTGCAAGGGATTGTTGACCATGAGATGCGATTTATTGATGTTGTCACCGGTTGGCCTGGCAGCACGACATTTTCCCAATTGTTGAAATTATCTGAATTTTACAAGCTCTGTGAGGCTGGGAAACGCTTGGATGGTCCTGCCCAAGTTTCAAGGGAGGATTTAGAAATAAGGGAGTTCATTGTTGGTGACGTGTCTTATCCTCTACTCCCGTGGCTTATGACTCCATATCAAGGAGAAAGTCTGTCTGCCCTAATGGTCGATTTTAATGCCCGTCAAAAAGCCGCAAGAATGCTTGGAACAAGAGCATTGGCACGGCTGAAAGGCTCCTGGAGGATCTTGCAAAAAGTCATGTGGAGGCCTGATAAGAATAAGTTACCGAGTATAATTCTTGTCTGCTGCCTGCTTCACAATATAATGATTGATCGCCAAGACCAACTGCTTCCATCTCTCGAACTTCCAGAACATCATGATACCGGTTATACTGAAGTGAACTGCCAGAAAAAGAATCGTAACGGTAAAGTGATGAGGGAGGTCATTACAGAACATCTCCCAAG GAATGGTGTGTGGCTACTTTGA
- the LOC100841600 gene encoding protein ANTAGONIST OF LIKE HETEROCHROMATIN PROTEIN 1-like isoform X1 — translation MFPILLLLSNIYPGSVPERPSCQQEGIGSDEKVPGDGEQEEEREEESGGGATATEEKTKKGKRKVMVCSKPEDSGKVKRAKPGGAVAALEPDLRGPDTEWWYAFLSKHKERQAKSGLTASVPSDEEEAFRYFFRTSRSTFDYVCSIVRDDLISRPPSGLINIEGRLLSVEKQVAIAMRRLASGDSQVSVGAAFGVGQSTVSQVTWRFIESMEERARHHLVWPDQERMDDIKANFEVVSGLPNCCGAIDATHIVMMLPAVESSEYWYDHANNYSMFLQGIVDHEMRFIDVVTGWPGSTTFSQLLKLSEFYKLCEAGKRLDGPAQVSREDLEIREFIVGDVSYPLLPWLMTPYQGESLSALMVDFNARQKAARMLGTRALARLKGSWRILQKVMWRPDKNKLPSIILVCCLLHNIMIDRQDQLLPSLELPEHHDTGYTEVNCQKKNRNGKVMREVITEHLPRCELNKLTGSIV, via the exons ATGTTTCCAATTTTATTACTACTTTCAAACATATACCCTGGTTCTGTTCCTGAGAGACCGAGTTGCCAGCAGGAGGGCATTGGCAGCGACGAGAAAGTCCCGGGAGACggagagcaagaagaagaaagggaggagGAATCGGGAGGCGGCGCGACCGCGACCGAGGAGAAGACCAAGAAGGGCAAGCGGAAGGTCATGGTATGCAGCAAGCCGGAGGACTCCGGCAAGGTCAAGAGAGCCAagcccggcggcgcggtggcggcgctcgagcCGGACCTCCGTGGCCCAGACACGGAGTGGTGGTATGCCTTCCTCAGCAAGCACAAGGAACGCCAAGCCAAGTCAG GTCTTACTGCGTCAGTGCCTTCAGACGAGGAGGAAGCATTCAGGTACTTCTTCAGGACGTCGAGGAGTACCTTTGACTACGTCTGCTCAATTGTAAGGGATGATTTGATCTCAAGGCCGCCTTCTGGGCTGATCAACATTGAGGGGAGACTACTTAGTGTGGAGAAGCAAGTAGCAATTGCCATGAGGAGGCTGGCATCCGGTGATTCCCAGGTGTCTGTGGGAGCTGCTTTTGGCGTGGGACAGTCTACTGTTTCACAAGTGACATGGAGGTTTATCGAGTCGATGGAAGAGAGGGCTCGGCATCATCTGGTGTGGCCGGACCAGGAGAGGATGGATGATATCAAAGCTAACTTTGAGGTGGTGTCTGGTCTGCCAAATTGTTGTGGCGCCATTGATGCCACACACATAGTTATGATGCTTCCTGCTGTTGAGTCATCGGAATACTGGTACGACCATGCGAATAACTACAGTATGTTCCTGCAAGGGATTGTTGACCATGAGATGCGATTTATTGATGTTGTCACCGGTTGGCCTGGCAGCACGACATTTTCCCAATTGTTGAAATTATCTGAATTTTACAAGCTCTGTGAGGCTGGGAAACGCTTGGATGGTCCTGCCCAAGTTTCAAGGGAGGATTTAGAAATAAGGGAGTTCATTGTTGGTGACGTGTCTTATCCTCTACTCCCGTGGCTTATGACTCCATATCAAGGAGAAAGTCTGTCTGCCCTAATGGTCGATTTTAATGCCCGTCAAAAAGCCGCAAGAATGCTTGGAACAAGAGCATTGGCACGGCTGAAAGGCTCCTGGAGGATCTTGCAAAAAGTCATGTGGAGGCCTGATAAGAATAAGTTACCGAGTATAATTCTTGTCTGCTGCCTGCTTCACAATATAATGATTGATCGCCAAGACCAACTGCTTCCATCTCTCGAACTTCCAGAACATCATGATACCGGTTATACTGAAGTGAACTGCCAGAAAAAGAATCGTAACGGTAAAGTGATGAGGGAGGTCATTACAGAACATCTCCCAAGGTGTGAACTGAACAAGCTGACTGGAAGTATTGTGTGA